A single Loxodonta africana isolate mLoxAfr1 chromosome 12, mLoxAfr1.hap2, whole genome shotgun sequence DNA region contains:
- the SOCS1 gene encoding suppressor of cytokine signaling 1: protein MVAHNQVAADNAISTAAEPRRWPEPSSSSSAPVAPARPRPCPAAPAPAPAPALAPAPGDTHFRTFRSHAEYRLITRASALLDACGFYWGPLSVHGAHERLRSEPVGTFLVRDSRQRNCFFALSVKMASGPTSIRVHFQAGRFHLDGSRESFDCLFELLEHYVAAPRRLLGAPLRQRRVRPLQELCRQRIVATVGRENLARIPLNPVLRDYLSSFPFQI, encoded by the coding sequence ATGGTAGCACACAACCAGGTGGCAGCCGACAATGCAATCTCCACGGCAGCAGAACCCCGACGGTGGCCAgagccttcctcctcctcctccgcacCCGTGGCCCCGGCGCGCCCGCGGCCCTGCCCggcggccccggccccggccccggccccggccctgGCACCGGCCCCGGGCGACACACACTTCCGCACGTTCCGCTCGCACGCTGAGTACCGGCTCATCACGCGCGCCAGCGCCCTCCTCGACGCCTGCGGCTTCTACTGGGGACCCCTGAGCGTGCACGGGGCGCACGAGCGGCTGCGCTCGGAACCCGTGGGCACCTTTCTGGTGCGCGACAGCCGCCAACGGAACTGCTTCTTCGCCCTCAGCGTGAAGATGGCCTCGGGCCCCACTAGCATCCGCGTGCACTTCCAGGCCGGCCGCTTCCACCTGGACGGCAGCCGCGAGAGCTTCGACTGCCTCTTCGAGCTGCTGGAGCACTACGTGGCGGCGCCGCGCCGCTTGTTGGGGGCCCCGCTGCGCCAGCGCCGCGTGCGGCCACTGCAGGAGCTGTGCCGTCAGCGTATCGTGGCCACCGTGGGCCGTGAGAACCTGGCGCGCATCCCCCTCAACCCTGTCCTCCGGGACTACCTGAGCTCCTTCCCCTTCCAGATCTAA